The following proteins are co-located in the Micromonospora viridifaciens genome:
- a CDS encoding YlxR family protein translates to MARRALPERTCVGCRKRAPASELLRVVAIGDGAGQFSLRPDPARRLPGRGANMHPDPACFAQAVRRRAFGRALRITGVVDHGALAEHVDAPTPTTGQPDRPRVASKVGRPT, encoded by the coding sequence GTGGCACGACGCGCGCTACCGGAGCGCACCTGTGTGGGCTGCCGGAAACGAGCGCCGGCCAGCGAGTTGTTGCGGGTTGTCGCGATCGGTGACGGGGCTGGTCAATTCAGCCTCCGGCCCGATCCGGCCCGCAGACTGCCGGGTCGGGGAGCAAACATGCACCCGGATCCGGCCTGCTTCGCGCAAGCGGTGCGGCGCCGCGCCTTCGGGCGGGCACTGCGCATCACCGGGGTCGTCGATCACGGTGCGCTGGCGGAGCACGTTGACGCGCCAACCCCGACGACCGGTCAACCCGACCGGCCGAGGGTCGCTAGCAAGGTAGGACGACCGACATGA
- the nusA gene encoding transcription termination factor NusA: MNIDLAALRALEREREIPFDTILAAIETALLTAYRHTEGAEPHARVEIDRKTGAASVYAQEVDADGTVVREWDDTPHDFGRIAAMTAKQVILQRLREATDEVHFGEYAGRDGDLVTGVVQAHEARKEKGIITVDLGKLEGVLPQSEQVPGEDPQHGERIRCVVVHVAKGMRGPQITLSRSHPALVKKLFALEVPEIADGTVEISAIAREAGHRTKIAVRSTAPGVNAKGACIGPMGQRVRAVMSELHGEKIDIIDWSDDPATFVGNALSPAKALRVEVVDLASRTARVTVPDFQLSLAIGREGQNARLAARLTGWRIDIRSDAEQAGAGGRGGADHVPEPGGAISSS; encoded by the coding sequence GTGAACATCGACCTCGCGGCGCTGCGCGCACTGGAGCGCGAGCGGGAGATCCCGTTCGACACGATCCTCGCGGCCATCGAGACCGCGCTGCTGACCGCCTACCGGCACACCGAGGGCGCCGAGCCGCACGCCCGGGTGGAGATCGACCGCAAGACCGGGGCCGCCTCGGTGTACGCCCAGGAGGTGGACGCGGACGGCACGGTGGTGAGGGAGTGGGACGACACCCCGCACGACTTCGGCCGGATCGCGGCCATGACGGCCAAGCAGGTGATCCTCCAGCGGCTGCGGGAGGCCACCGACGAGGTGCACTTCGGCGAGTACGCGGGCCGCGACGGTGACCTGGTCACCGGCGTGGTGCAGGCGCACGAGGCCCGCAAGGAGAAGGGCATCATCACCGTCGACCTGGGCAAGCTGGAGGGCGTCCTGCCCCAGTCCGAGCAGGTCCCCGGCGAGGACCCGCAGCACGGCGAGCGGATCCGCTGCGTCGTCGTGCACGTGGCCAAGGGAATGCGCGGCCCGCAGATCACGTTGTCCCGGTCGCACCCGGCGCTGGTGAAGAAGCTCTTCGCGCTGGAGGTGCCGGAGATCGCCGACGGCACGGTGGAGATCAGCGCGATCGCCCGTGAGGCAGGTCACCGTACGAAGATCGCGGTCCGCTCGACCGCGCCGGGGGTCAACGCCAAGGGCGCCTGCATCGGCCCGATGGGTCAGCGGGTCCGCGCGGTGATGAGCGAGCTGCACGGCGAGAAGATCGACATCATCGACTGGTCGGACGACCCGGCCACCTTCGTCGGGAACGCGCTCTCCCCGGCCAAGGCGCTGCGGGTCGAGGTGGTCGACCTGGCCAGCCGGACCGCCCGGGTCACCGTGCCGGACTTCCAGCTCTCGCTCGCGATCGGCCGGGAGGGGCAGAACGCCCGGCTTGCGGCCCGGTTGACCGGTTGGCGGATCGACATTCGTTCCGACGCGGAGCAGGCCGGCGCGGGCGGCCGGGGCGGAGCTGATCACGTACCCGAGCCGGGCGGCGCGATCTCGAGCAGCTAG
- the rimP gene encoding ribosome maturation factor RimP: MTQRGRATRPTGPSGRPRRADGPRGGDRGGAPRGDLSARRARLREVIEPVVTAAGYDLEDLSVSRAGRRHVVRVIVDADGGINLDAVADVSRAVSAALDAAEEAGGDIVAGEYQLEVSSPGVDRPLTLPRHWRRNVGRLVKVTVRGAAGVPEQRTTGDRQVTGRVVEADDERVVLETDAGRAAHPYAELGPGRVQVEFSRLDELVDDEAGEDIDDIDDEDDVEDEER, from the coding sequence ATGACGCAGCGTGGCCGTGCCACCAGGCCGACGGGGCCCTCGGGGCGACCCCGCCGGGCCGACGGCCCCCGTGGCGGGGACCGGGGCGGCGCACCGCGCGGCGACCTGAGCGCCCGCCGGGCCCGGCTGCGTGAGGTCATCGAGCCGGTGGTCACCGCGGCCGGGTACGACCTGGAGGATCTCTCCGTCTCCCGGGCCGGCCGCCGGCACGTGGTACGCGTGATCGTGGACGCCGACGGCGGGATCAACCTGGACGCCGTCGCGGACGTCTCCCGGGCGGTCTCCGCCGCGCTCGACGCGGCGGAGGAGGCCGGTGGCGACATCGTCGCCGGCGAGTACCAGCTCGAGGTCAGCTCGCCGGGCGTGGACCGGCCGCTCACCCTGCCCCGGCACTGGCGGCGCAACGTCGGCCGGCTGGTCAAGGTGACCGTGCGCGGCGCGGCCGGCGTGCCGGAGCAGCGGACCACCGGCGACCGCCAGGTCACCGGCCGGGTGGTCGAGGCCGACGACGAGCGTGTGGTGCTGGAGACCGACGCCGGGCGCGCCGCGCACCCGTACGCCGAGCTGGGTCCGGGCCGGGTCCAGGTGGAGTTCAGCCGCCTGGACGAGCTGGTCGACGACGAGGCCGGCGAGGACATCGACGACATTGACGACGAAGATGATGTGGAGGACGAGGAGAGGTGA
- a CDS encoding ferritin-like domain-containing protein yields MTPRTAPAGPAQALAEALAAEYAAIWAYGVIGVHLTEAARTAARSAEAAHRARRDALILQLNDSGAAVPADRAGYALPYPVTDKASALKLAVEIEERTAGHWRAALPHTTGAERNKALAALTDCAVRATRWRRTAKVTPITVPFPGRPA; encoded by the coding sequence GTGACACCGCGTACCGCACCGGCCGGGCCGGCCCAGGCCCTGGCCGAAGCGCTGGCCGCCGAGTACGCCGCCATCTGGGCGTACGGGGTGATCGGCGTGCACCTCACCGAGGCGGCCCGCACCGCCGCCCGCTCCGCCGAGGCGGCCCACCGGGCCCGCCGGGACGCCCTCATCCTCCAGCTCAACGACAGCGGCGCCGCGGTCCCCGCCGACCGGGCCGGGTACGCCCTGCCCTACCCCGTGACCGACAAGGCCAGCGCGCTGAAGCTGGCGGTCGAGATCGAGGAGCGGACGGCCGGCCACTGGCGGGCGGCCCTGCCGCACACCACCGGCGCCGAACGGAACAAGGCCCTGGCGGCGCTGACCGACTGCGCGGTGCGGGCCACCCGCTGGCGCCGGACCGCGAAGGTGACTCCGATCACCGTCCCGTTCCCCGGCCGGCCGGCCTGA
- a CDS encoding PadR family transcriptional regulator — protein sequence MSIRHGLLALLERGQMYGYQLRAAFEESTGSTWPLNIGQVYTTLARLERDGLVRSLPESEGGQRPYEITDAGRADLALWFATPISHADRPRDELSIKLALALTTPGVDVRTVVQTQRSATMRALQELTRLKYASDKPEDLPWRLVLDAMIFQAEAEIRWLDHCETSLVGYRPAPSRPAPHVDAADRADEEARR from the coding sequence ATGTCCATCCGCCACGGCCTGCTCGCGCTGCTCGAACGCGGCCAGATGTACGGCTACCAGCTGCGCGCCGCGTTCGAGGAGTCGACCGGCTCGACCTGGCCGCTCAACATCGGGCAGGTCTACACCACCCTCGCCCGCCTGGAACGCGACGGCCTGGTCCGCTCGCTGCCCGAGAGCGAGGGCGGGCAGCGGCCGTACGAGATCACCGACGCCGGGCGGGCGGACCTCGCGCTCTGGTTCGCCACCCCGATCAGCCACGCCGACCGGCCCCGGGACGAGCTGTCGATCAAGCTGGCCCTGGCGCTCACCACCCCCGGCGTGGACGTCCGCACGGTGGTGCAGACCCAGCGCAGCGCGACCATGCGCGCGTTGCAGGAGTTGACCCGGTTGAAGTACGCCAGCGACAAGCCGGAGGACCTGCCGTGGCGCCTGGTGCTGGACGCCATGATCTTCCAGGCCGAGGCGGAGATCCGCTGGCTCGACCACTGCGAGACCAGCCTGGTCGGCTACCGTCCCGCGCCGAGTCGGCCGGCCCCGCACGTCGATGCGGCGGACCGGGCCGACGAGGAGGCCCGGCGGTGA
- a CDS encoding ABC transporter ATP-binding protein → MSEVLELRDVHRTHGAGEAAVHALRGVSLTVRAGELVAVMGPSGSGKSTLLALAGGLDRPSSGEVLVEGESLGGLAARELARLRRRRIGYVFQDLNLLGSLTAVENVALPLELDGAGVRAARKAALAALAEVDVAALAERFPDQMSGGQQQRVAIARALVGERRLVLADEPTGALDSQAGEAVLHLLRRRVDAGAAGVLVTHEARHAGWADRVVFLRDGRLVDSTAPLAGVEQLLAGSGR, encoded by the coding sequence GTGAGCGAGGTACTGGAGCTACGGGACGTGCACCGTACCCACGGCGCCGGAGAGGCGGCCGTGCACGCCCTGCGCGGGGTCAGCCTGACCGTGCGGGCCGGCGAACTGGTGGCGGTGATGGGCCCGTCGGGCTCCGGCAAGTCGACGCTGCTGGCGCTCGCCGGCGGGCTGGACCGCCCGAGCTCCGGCGAGGTGCTGGTCGAGGGGGAGTCGCTCGGCGGGCTCGCCGCGCGCGAGCTGGCCCGGCTGCGTCGCCGCCGGATCGGGTACGTCTTCCAGGATCTGAACCTGCTCGGCAGCCTCACCGCGGTGGAGAACGTGGCGCTGCCCCTGGAACTCGACGGTGCCGGCGTCCGGGCGGCCCGGAAGGCGGCCCTGGCCGCACTCGCCGAGGTGGACGTGGCCGCGCTGGCCGAGCGGTTCCCGGACCAGATGTCCGGCGGCCAGCAGCAGCGGGTGGCGATCGCCCGGGCGCTGGTCGGCGAGCGCCGGCTGGTCCTCGCGGACGAGCCCACCGGGGCGCTCGACTCGCAGGCCGGCGAGGCGGTGCTGCACCTGCTCCGCCGCCGGGTGGACGCCGGCGCGGCGGGGGTGCTGGTCACCCACGAGGCGCGGCACGCCGGCTGGGCCGACCGGGTGGTGTTCCTCCGGGACGGCAGGCTGGTGGACTCGACGGCGCCGTTGGCCGGCGTCGAGCAGTTGCTCGCCGGCAGCGGGCGGTGA
- a CDS encoding FtsX-like permease family protein, whose product MSRGRLAATLGSWRTALRVARREARRARGRTALVLAMIALPVLALSFVAASWDMAQLTRAERLDRQLGAADAELRWTHVDAVEQDAWGENSWPAESEATPRARPVTADEIRALLPAGSRVAPLRRWVPFQIRSGRQLVVFDTRAVDLTDPLTRPLATLRAGRRPTAPDEIAVSPAALRQLGVRLGEPIRTTDGASYTVVGEVEFPDNLGEVVALRPEAPAGPVAPPDQSWLVDVPGPIDRALVDRLNARGIVVAARAPVPGREETFAGPGLPDPETAGNALLIGGLGLLEVVLLVGPAFAVGVRRRRRDLALVAVAGGDAAHLRRLVLADGVVLGAGGAALGLLLGVGAAFAGRPLVEQYLVSARLGGYRVFPAALAAIAAVAVLAGVLAALAPAWTAARQDVVAGLAGRRNPPRHRRRWLVLGVLLTGAGTGVAALGATRASPPAVLAGLILGELGLVFCTPTLIGLLARAGRLLPLTPRLALRDASRNRASAAPAISAVMAAVAGSVAIGAYLASDEARHRAQWQPGLPPGQVLLMDTGAPEGTPLPPTDEITQRVRAVLPDATVVPLSGTACGRPASPEDYCLANVVLPPERRCPYEPGEALPDAVRAEARTDPRCVRPFREPTNLYLPAVVDDGPALAALTGAPATEVTAATRVLRAGGVVVTDPRQVLDGRVTVAATHGVDGPEASATLPGYVLRGGLPVDRLVLSPPAAAAIGLVGTRLGYLVDPAAPPTTDQRKRLAAELSRSASLSVQVEDGPPGPDQQPLLLLLAIASGVITLGAAGVATGLAAAEGRRDLSTLAAVGADPRVRRVLSLWQAGVIAVLGSALGILAGLGSAAIILASLNRRYAQAWPAQEPFPLAVPGLTLAVLVVVPLVAMLGAGLLTRSRLPVERRLT is encoded by the coding sequence GTGAGCCGGGGCCGACTGGCCGCCACGCTCGGTTCGTGGCGGACCGCGCTGCGCGTCGCCCGGCGCGAGGCCCGCCGGGCGCGTGGGCGTACCGCGCTGGTGCTGGCGATGATCGCGCTGCCCGTGCTGGCGCTGAGCTTCGTCGCCGCGAGCTGGGACATGGCGCAGCTGACCCGGGCGGAACGGCTGGACCGCCAGCTCGGCGCGGCCGACGCCGAGCTGCGCTGGACGCACGTGGACGCGGTGGAGCAGGACGCCTGGGGTGAGAACTCCTGGCCGGCCGAAAGCGAGGCGACGCCCCGGGCCCGCCCGGTGACCGCCGACGAGATCCGGGCGCTGCTGCCCGCCGGCAGCCGGGTCGCCCCGCTCCGTCGCTGGGTTCCGTTCCAGATCCGGAGCGGCCGCCAGCTCGTCGTGTTCGACACGCGGGCCGTCGACCTCACCGATCCGCTCACCCGTCCCCTCGCGACGCTGCGCGCCGGGCGACGGCCGACCGCGCCCGACGAGATCGCGGTCAGCCCGGCCGCGCTGCGCCAACTGGGCGTACGCCTCGGCGAGCCGATCCGCACGACCGACGGTGCGAGCTACACGGTGGTCGGGGAGGTTGAGTTTCCGGACAACCTGGGCGAGGTGGTCGCGCTCCGCCCCGAGGCCCCGGCCGGACCGGTCGCTCCGCCGGACCAGAGCTGGCTGGTGGACGTACCCGGGCCGATCGACCGGGCGCTGGTGGACCGGCTCAACGCGCGCGGCATCGTGGTGGCCGCCCGGGCCCCGGTGCCCGGGCGGGAGGAGACCTTCGCCGGTCCCGGGCTGCCCGACCCGGAGACGGCGGGCAACGCGCTGCTGATCGGCGGCCTCGGCCTGCTGGAGGTGGTGCTGCTGGTCGGCCCGGCCTTCGCGGTCGGTGTACGCCGGCGCCGGCGGGACCTGGCCCTGGTGGCGGTCGCCGGCGGGGATGCCGCGCACCTGCGCCGGCTCGTGCTCGCCGACGGTGTGGTGCTCGGCGCGGGCGGGGCGGCGCTCGGGCTGCTGCTCGGGGTCGGCGCCGCGTTCGCCGGCCGGCCCCTCGTCGAGCAGTACCTGGTGTCCGCACGTCTGGGCGGGTACCGTGTCTTCCCCGCGGCCCTGGCCGCGATCGCCGCGGTGGCGGTGCTGGCCGGGGTGCTGGCCGCCCTGGCCCCGGCCTGGACGGCCGCCCGGCAGGACGTGGTGGCCGGCCTGGCCGGCCGGCGCAACCCGCCCCGGCACCGCCGCCGCTGGTTGGTGCTCGGGGTGCTGCTCACCGGGGCCGGCACCGGCGTCGCCGCGCTGGGCGCCACCCGGGCCAGCCCGCCGGCGGTCCTGGCCGGGTTGATCCTCGGCGAACTGGGCCTGGTCTTCTGCACCCCGACGCTGATCGGGCTGCTCGCCCGGGCGGGACGGCTGCTGCCGCTGACGCCCCGGCTGGCGCTGCGCGACGCCAGCCGCAACCGCGCCTCGGCGGCGCCGGCCATCTCCGCGGTGATGGCGGCGGTCGCCGGCAGCGTGGCAATCGGGGCCTACCTGGCCAGCGACGAAGCACGGCACCGCGCGCAGTGGCAGCCCGGCCTCCCGCCGGGGCAGGTGCTGCTCATGGACACCGGTGCACCGGAAGGCACCCCGCTGCCGCCGACCGACGAGATCACGCAGCGGGTCCGGGCCGTACTGCCGGACGCCACGGTCGTCCCGCTCAGCGGCACGGCGTGCGGGCGGCCCGCGTCCCCAGAGGACTACTGCCTCGCGAACGTCGTGCTGCCGCCGGAGCGGCGCTGCCCGTACGAGCCGGGCGAGGCTCTTCCGGACGCCGTTCGCGCCGAGGCCCGGACCGACCCCCGCTGCGTGCGGCCCTTCCGGGAGCCGACCAACCTCTACCTGCCCGCCGTCGTGGACGACGGCCCGGCGCTGGCCGCGCTCACCGGCGCGCCCGCTACGGAGGTCACGGCCGCGACCCGGGTGCTGCGGGCGGGCGGGGTGGTGGTCACCGACCCACGGCAGGTACTGGACGGGCGGGTGACGGTCGCCGCGACCCATGGCGTCGATGGCCCCGAGGCGAGCGCCACGCTGCCCGGGTACGTGCTGCGCGGCGGGCTCCCCGTCGACCGGCTCGTCCTCTCCCCGCCGGCGGCGGCCGCGATCGGCCTCGTCGGCACCCGGCTCGGTTACCTGGTCGACCCAGCGGCACCGCCCACCACCGACCAGCGGAAACGGCTCGCCGCGGAGCTGTCCCGGTCGGCCTCGCTGTCCGTGCAGGTGGAGGACGGGCCGCCGGGTCCGGACCAGCAGCCGCTGCTGCTCCTGCTGGCGATCGCCTCCGGTGTGATCACCCTGGGCGCGGCCGGGGTGGCCACCGGCCTCGCCGCCGCCGAGGGCCGCCGGGACCTGTCCACCCTCGCCGCGGTCGGCGCCGACCCCCGGGTACGCCGGGTGCTGTCGCTCTGGCAGGCGGGGGTGATCGCCGTGCTCGGCTCGGCACTGGGGATCCTGGCCGGCCTCGGCTCGGCCGCCATCATCCTGGCCTCCCTGAACCGGCGGTACGCGCAGGCATGGCCGGCCCAGGAGCCGTTCCCGCTGGCGGTGCCCGGCCTGACCCTCGCCGTACTGGTGGTGGTGCCGCTGGTGGCCATGCTCGGCGCGGGGCTGCTCACCCGCTCCCGCCTCCCGGTCGAGCGCCGCCTGACCTGA
- a CDS encoding nitroreductase/quinone reductase family protein: protein MTALRALARRLGHRKWFAAALRPLVPADRLIGRLTKGRVVALGLVPSLVLTTTGRRSGKPRSNPLLYVPAGDAYVVIGSNWGQRQQPSWSLNLLAQPAAEVDLRGRRIPVRAELVGGDERERLFERLVAEWPAYRTYVARAGDREVRVFRLVPVGEPRPPA from the coding sequence GTGACCGCCCTGCGCGCCCTCGCCCGCCGCCTCGGCCACCGGAAGTGGTTCGCCGCCGCCCTGCGTCCGCTCGTCCCGGCCGACCGCCTGATCGGCCGGCTGACGAAGGGGCGGGTGGTCGCCCTCGGGCTGGTGCCGTCCCTTGTCCTCACCACCACCGGCCGGCGCTCCGGCAAGCCGCGCAGCAATCCCCTGCTGTACGTCCCGGCCGGCGACGCGTATGTGGTGATCGGGTCGAACTGGGGGCAGCGGCAGCAGCCCTCCTGGTCGCTGAACCTGCTCGCCCAGCCAGCCGCCGAGGTCGACCTTCGCGGACGTCGGATCCCGGTGCGCGCCGAACTGGTCGGCGGCGACGAGCGGGAACGGCTGTTCGAGCGGCTGGTCGCCGAGTGGCCGGCCTACCGGACGTACGTGGCCCGGGCCGGCGACCGCGAGGTGCGGGTCTTCCGCCTGGTCCCGGTCGGCGAGCCCCGGCCGCCGGCCTGA
- a CDS encoding nucleotidyltransferase domain-containing protein produces MDASGAELETDRYLDDPRWRVAERVSEAALRRFPADVLAVAVHGPLAHGDDDGGGDGEVGLLLATYRPGGGPSPATRRVDGVLVDLTVAGADDYLRQAQTITSLWPLTADRYVTTRALHDPTGWLRTLRDEHLARLARARPAEFSTAARQAWYRGSAAHARALRLAEWYETDQALLMLGEARLAAATVQGLLSRTYFRDPGDAVRRTGLAGADMTEVGTVLARQAEELAARGRPVDGSVDDLLTP; encoded by the coding sequence GTGGACGCCAGCGGCGCCGAGCTGGAGACCGACCGGTACCTGGACGATCCCCGGTGGCGGGTCGCCGAACGGGTCAGCGAGGCCGCGCTGCGGCGGTTCCCGGCCGACGTCCTGGCCGTTGCCGTGCACGGCCCCCTCGCCCACGGTGACGACGACGGCGGCGGGGACGGCGAGGTGGGGCTGCTGCTGGCCACGTACCGGCCGGGAGGCGGGCCGTCGCCGGCCACCCGCCGGGTGGACGGTGTGCTGGTCGACCTCACCGTGGCCGGCGCCGACGACTACCTGCGGCAGGCCCAGACGATCACTTCGCTGTGGCCGCTCACCGCCGACCGGTACGTCACCACCCGTGCGCTGCACGACCCGACGGGCTGGCTGCGGACGCTGCGCGACGAGCACCTGGCCCGGCTGGCCCGGGCCCGGCCGGCCGAGTTCAGCACCGCCGCCCGGCAGGCGTGGTACCGGGGCAGCGCGGCGCACGCTCGGGCGCTCCGGCTGGCCGAGTGGTACGAGACGGACCAGGCGCTACTCATGCTCGGCGAGGCGCGGCTGGCCGCGGCCACGGTGCAGGGGCTGCTCAGCCGCACCTACTTCCGCGACCCGGGGGACGCGGTGCGGCGTACCGGGCTGGCCGGCGCGGACATGACCGAGGTGGGCACGGTGCTGGCCCGCCAGGCTGAGGAGCTGGCCGCCCGGGGCCGCCCGGTCGACGGCAGCGTCGACGACCTCCTCACCCCCTGA
- a CDS encoding VIT1/CCC1 transporter family protein, with protein sequence MTDTPAALREAHHADVSGGWLRPAVFGAMDGLVTNIALIAGVGGGGVSPRSIVLTGTAGLVAGAISMGLGEYTSVRSANEQVAAEVAKERRELERHPEAEARELAEAWVARGLPRDLAMQVADAVRHNPEEALRMHVREELGVDPDEQPSPWAAAISSFLCFSVGALVPLLTYLLGFTSLWLALGVGGVGLFVAGAIVARFTYRPWWSSGLRQLLLGGLAATATYFVGTLIGVSGSLG encoded by the coding sequence GTGACCGACACCCCGGCGGCGCTGCGTGAGGCGCACCACGCGGACGTGTCCGGCGGCTGGCTGCGCCCGGCCGTGTTCGGCGCGATGGACGGCCTCGTCACCAACATCGCCCTGATCGCCGGCGTCGGCGGCGGTGGCGTCTCGCCGCGCAGCATCGTGCTCACCGGCACCGCCGGGCTGGTCGCCGGGGCCATCTCGATGGGGCTGGGGGAGTACACCAGCGTCCGGTCGGCCAACGAGCAGGTGGCCGCCGAGGTGGCCAAGGAACGGCGCGAGCTGGAACGGCACCCCGAGGCGGAGGCCCGCGAGCTGGCCGAAGCGTGGGTCGCCCGGGGGCTGCCCCGGGACCTGGCCATGCAGGTGGCCGACGCGGTCCGGCACAACCCGGAAGAGGCGCTGCGGATGCACGTCCGCGAGGAGTTGGGCGTCGACCCCGACGAGCAGCCCAGCCCGTGGGCGGCGGCGATCTCCTCGTTCCTCTGCTTTTCGGTCGGTGCGCTGGTGCCGCTGCTGACCTACCTGCTCGGCTTCACCAGCCTCTGGCTGGCGCTCGGCGTCGGCGGGGTGGGGCTCTTCGTGGCCGGTGCGATCGTCGCCCGGTTCACCTACCGCCCCTGGTGGTCCAGCGGCCTGCGGCAGCTCCTCCTCGGCGGCCTGGCCGCCACCGCGACCTACTTCGTCGGCACCCTGATCGGCGTCTCCGGCAGCCTCGGCTGA
- the map gene encoding type I methionyl aminopeptidase, protein MTARAPLTPGTLSPWRAVPAHIPRPEYVGKKRPKEYRGSHVQTPETIEKMRIAGRLAAQATQLAGEHCKPGVTTDEIDKVVHEFLCDHGAYPSTLGYRGFPKSCCTSLNEVICHGIPDSTVLQDGDIINVDVTAYIGGVHGDTDATFCVGEVSEEARLLVERTHEAMMRGIKAVAPGRQINVIGRVIESYAKRFGYGVVRDFTGHGIGEAFHSGLYVPHYDSPRPTDVMEPGMTFTIEPMITIGTYQYDMWDDGWTVVTKDRKWTAQFEHTVVVTDDGYEILTLP, encoded by the coding sequence ATGACCGCCCGTGCACCGCTGACCCCAGGCACGCTCTCCCCGTGGCGGGCGGTGCCCGCGCACATCCCGCGCCCCGAGTACGTGGGCAAGAAGCGTCCGAAGGAATATCGCGGCTCGCACGTGCAGACGCCGGAGACCATCGAGAAGATGCGGATCGCCGGCCGGCTCGCCGCCCAGGCCACCCAGCTCGCCGGTGAGCACTGCAAGCCGGGGGTGACCACCGACGAGATCGACAAGGTGGTCCACGAGTTCCTCTGCGACCACGGCGCCTACCCGTCGACGCTGGGCTACAGGGGCTTCCCGAAGTCGTGCTGCACCAGCCTCAACGAGGTGATCTGCCACGGCATCCCGGATTCGACGGTGCTCCAGGACGGCGACATCATCAACGTCGACGTCACCGCGTACATCGGCGGGGTGCACGGCGACACCGACGCCACGTTCTGCGTGGGCGAGGTGAGCGAGGAGGCCCGCCTGCTGGTCGAGCGGACCCACGAGGCGATGATGCGCGGCATCAAGGCGGTCGCCCCGGGCCGGCAGATCAACGTGATCGGCCGGGTCATCGAGTCGTACGCCAAGCGGTTCGGCTACGGCGTGGTCCGCGACTTCACCGGCCACGGCATCGGCGAGGCCTTCCACAGCGGCCTCTACGTGCCGCACTACGACAGCCCGCGCCCCACCGACGTGATGGAGCCGGGCATGACCTTCACCATCGAGCCGATGATCACCATCGGCACGTACCAGTACGACATGTGGGACGACGGCTGGACGGTGGTGACCAAGGACCGTAAGTGGACGGCCCAGTTCGAGCACACCGTCGTCGTCACCGACGACGGCTACGAGATCCTCACCCTGCCGTGA
- a CDS encoding STAS domain-containing protein, producing the protein MDQGAAPPVFSAVAEADGDQLRVVVTGEVDMATADTMYQTALREPARHVTLDLRAVTFFDSAAIHAVVRLAQRFPGALAVLPSRQVRRVLEISGLGDQSWLAVA; encoded by the coding sequence GTGGATCAAGGAGCCGCACCTCCCGTCTTCTCGGCGGTCGCGGAGGCCGACGGTGATCAGCTCCGGGTGGTGGTGACCGGCGAGGTCGACATGGCGACCGCCGACACCATGTACCAGACCGCACTGCGGGAGCCCGCCCGCCACGTCACGCTCGACCTGCGGGCGGTCACCTTCTTCGACTCGGCCGCGATCCACGCGGTGGTCCGGCTGGCCCAGCGGTTCCCCGGGGCGCTGGCCGTGCTGCCGTCCCGCCAGGTACGCCGGGTGCTGGAGATCTCCGGCCTCGGCGACCAGAGCTGGCTGGCGGTCGCCTGA
- a CDS encoding VOC family protein, with protein MPRDVQITFDCADPAGLAAFWAEALGYQLQGPPEGFESWGQALAAMGLPPESHNDASAVVDPAGSGPRLFFQRVPEGKQAKNRMHLDVRAAPGLSGDARMAALEAEAERLVSHGATRLRRHEPAPPLGAGHIVMTDPEGNEFCLD; from the coding sequence ATGCCCCGCGACGTCCAGATCACTTTCGACTGCGCCGACCCGGCCGGGTTGGCCGCGTTCTGGGCCGAGGCCCTCGGCTACCAGCTGCAGGGCCCACCCGAGGGCTTCGAGTCGTGGGGGCAGGCACTGGCGGCGATGGGCCTGCCGCCCGAGAGCCACAACGACGCCTCAGCGGTGGTCGACCCCGCCGGCTCCGGCCCGCGACTGTTCTTCCAGCGGGTTCCGGAGGGGAAGCAGGCCAAGAACCGGATGCACCTCGATGTGCGAGCCGCCCCCGGGCTCAGTGGCGACGCGCGCATGGCAGCCCTGGAGGCGGAGGCCGAGCGGCTCGTCTCGCACGGCGCCACCCGACTCAGGCGGCACGAGCCTGCTCCTCCGCTGGGCGCCGGTCACATCGTGATGACCGACCCCGAGGGCAACGAGTTCTGCCTCGACTAG